The sequence GACGGCTTTCGCGACGTCGAGGCCCGTCCGAATTCCGCCGCTCGCAAAGAGCGGCTCCGACGGCGCGACGCGCCGCGCTTCGATCAGGCACCGCGCGGTAGGGATTCCCCAGCCGGCGAACGCACCGGCGACGCGCGCGCGCCACGGCTCGGCGATGCGATGGCGCTCGACCTCACTCCACGACGTTCCCCCCGCGCCCGCGAGATCCACCGCCGCGACGCCGGCGTCGAACAGCCGGCGCACGTCGTTCGCCGCAATGCCCCATCCGACTTCCTTGACCACGATCGGAAACTCCGCTTCGGCGCACAGGCCGGCGATGCGGCGCAGGAGGCCGCCAAAGCACGTGTCGCCCTCAGGCTGCAACGCCTCCTGCAGCGGATTGAGGTGCAGCACCAGGGCGTCGGCGTTCAACGACGCGACGAGACGCCGGCACTGCTCGACCGCATAGCCCTTGTTTAGCTGCACGGCCCCGAGGTTTGCGAACAGCAAAACGTCGGGCGCCGACGGGCGGACGTCGAACGTCGCGAGCGACTCGGGCGACTCGATCAGTGCGCGCCCCGAGCCGAGCCCCATCGCGAGCCCGCGGCGCTGCGCGACAATCGCGAGCGTCTCGTTGATTGCGCGCGCAGCGGACGTGCCGCCCGTCATGCACGAGACGAGCAGCGGCGCCGCCAGCCGCCGCCCGAACACCTCGCAGGACGGATCGACCTCGTCGAAGTCGATCTCCGGCAGCGCGCGATGCTCGAATGTAAACGCGTCGAAGCCGCTGACGACGCCTTTGGCGGCGACATCGCGCTCGATGTTGATTCGCAGGTGCTCCGCCTTACGCGAAGGCGTCGCGTCGTCAGGCCGCGCGCTGGGCAACGTAGACGGCAACTTCCTCGAAGGCCCGCAGGTGCTCCGGCGCGGTGTGATCGCGCAGCGCCGCGATGGCCCGCCTTCCAAATTTTTCCGCAAGCGCCGCATCGCCGGCAGCTGCGGACTTTCCGATCAAGCCGCCGGCGCGCGCGAACGTTTGCGCGATGCGCTCGTCCGCACCGCCTACGACCGCCCCGGCATGCAGCGCCGCTCCCGTGAGCACGCCGTGCGCCGCGACGCCGTCATCCGGCAGCTCGATCGCCTCGAGCACGGCCTCGCCGACGAGGCGGGCAGCCTGCAGGCGACGCTGCGGGTGCCGCACGTCGCTGGCCAAAGTGCGAAACGCGAGCGCGAAGAGCGCGTCACCGGCGTTGAGGCTTTGCCCAAGGCCCCAGCGCGCAACGGTTGGGGCCGTTTTATCGGAAAGCTCGGCGTGGAGCAGCATGAAGCGATCGAACAAGGCGAAGGCCGCCGCCACGGGCAGCGCGTCGGCGACGTCGGAGTCGTTTGCGGCACACGCCCACAGCACGAGCGACGGCCGCACCGGGTCGCGCGCGGCGTGCAGGGGCAGCCGCTCGGCGATGATTCGCCCGGCCACGGCTTCGAACGAAAAGTCGAGGCCACGGAGGTACCGTGCGACGTTTGCGCGATGT is a genomic window of Candidatus Binatia bacterium containing:
- the fni gene encoding type 2 isopentenyl-diphosphate Delta-isomerase: MPSARPDDATPSRKAEHLRINIERDVAAKGVVSGFDAFTFEHRALPEIDFDEVDPSCEVFGRRLAAPLLVSCMTGGTSAARAINETLAIVAQRRGLAMGLGSGRALIESPESLATFDVRPSAPDVLLFANLGAVQLNKGYAVEQCRRLVASLNADALVLHLNPLQEALQPEGDTCFGGLLRRIAGLCAEAEFPIVVKEVGWGIAANDVRRLFDAGVAAVDLAGAGGTSWSEVERHRIAEPWRARVAGAFAGWGIPTARCLIEARRVAPSEPLFASGGIRTGLDVAKAVALGADLAGIAGPFLRAADRGLDEADSLAHELIETLRITMFCVGARTLTELRALPLRAVP